The following is a genomic window from Staphylococcus capitis subsp. capitis.
CTTCGACAGCTCTAGCAGCATGTTCAATCACTTTGTCCATAGTTACCATTTCTTCTTTAGAAAAGCGTTGTAATACGTAGTCAGGAACTGACATACCATTCGTTGGTCTCCCTACTCCAATTCGAATACGTTTAAATTGATCAGTACCAAGCATTTTAATTATAGATTTCATTCCATTGTGTCCACCCGCGCTCCCCTTTTGACGCAGACGCACTTGTCCCTGCTCTAAATCTAAATCATCATACAAAACGATTAAATCTTCAGGTTCAACATTATAATAATTCATTAACGGTGCTACCGCTTCGCCTGAAAGATTCATCATTGTCATTGGTTCTATAAATAATACTTTGTCCCCATTTAAACGTTCAATCGTGTAAGCACCTTTAAACTTTTGTTTATCGAGTGTAAATTGATTACGTTCTAATATATAATCGATAACTTCAAAACCAATATTATGTC
Proteins encoded in this region:
- the pth gene encoding aminoacyl-tRNA hydrolase; the protein is MKCIVGLGNIGKRFELTRHNIGFEVIDYILERNQFTLDKQKFKGAYTIERLNGDKVLFIEPMTMMNLSGEAVAPLMNYYNVEPEDLIVLYDDLDLEQGQVRLRQKGSAGGHNGMKSIIKMLGTDQFKRIRIGVGRPTNGMSVPDYVLQRFSKEEMVTMDKVIEHAARAVEAFIESSRFDHVMNEYNGEVN